In Anaerobacillus isosaccharinicus, one genomic interval encodes:
- a CDS encoding NADH-quinone oxidoreductase subunit C: MSQQLLDIVLKKIEDLSGPEVVVESKLNFNEPFLTIESDKWNLEIAQMLIEDEKLRFDFLCCLTGVDYEEHMEVIYNFYSMDLDQYLCIKVKMPRSNPKVISVQPIWKTADWHEREAYDLLGIEFIGHPNLTRILLEDDWVGHPLRKDYKFDKEEMGL, translated from the coding sequence ATGAGTCAACAATTATTAGATATAGTATTGAAAAAAATTGAAGATTTATCAGGCCCAGAAGTAGTTGTTGAAAGTAAATTAAATTTTAATGAACCTTTTTTAACAATCGAAAGTGACAAATGGAATTTAGAAATTGCCCAAATGTTAATTGAAGATGAAAAGTTAAGGTTCGATTTTCTATGCTGTTTAACCGGTGTAGATTATGAAGAACATATGGAAGTCATTTATAATTTTTATTCAATGGATTTAGATCAATACCTTTGTATTAAGGTGAAAATGCCAAGATCAAATCCAAAAGTAATATCCGTACAACCAATTTGGAAAACGGCCGATTGGCATGAGCGTGAAGCTTATGATTTATTAGGTATTGAGTTTATCGGTCATCCAAATCTTACCCGAATTTTATTAGAGGATGACTGGGTTGGTCATCCACTTCGTAAAGACTACAAGTTCGACAAAGAAGAAATGGGTTTATAG
- a CDS encoding NuoB/complex I 20 kDa subunit family protein, with the protein MELRKQGLEEFDPALVEEVQRNVLITKVEEVKAWARTRSFWPLTFGLACCAIEMMATGAARYDLDRFGVIFRASPRHSDLMIVAGTVTAKMAPVVKRLYDQMPEPKWVIAMGSCATCGGPYHKAYSVVNGVDKIVPVDVYIPGCPPTPPALLDGIEKLRIQIREEAKGKRRKKVGQRI; encoded by the coding sequence ATGGAACTAAGAAAACAGGGGTTAGAGGAATTTGATCCGGCTTTAGTGGAAGAGGTACAACGTAATGTACTGATTACAAAGGTTGAGGAAGTAAAGGCATGGGCACGAACAAGGTCGTTTTGGCCATTAACGTTCGGATTAGCATGTTGTGCTATCGAGATGATGGCAACTGGTGCTGCTCGTTATGACTTAGACCGTTTCGGTGTAATCTTCCGTGCTTCACCGCGTCATTCAGACTTAATGATCGTTGCTGGAACTGTAACTGCCAAAATGGCACCAGTTGTAAAAAGGCTTTACGATCAAATGCCTGAACCAAAATGGGTAATTGCTATGGGATCTTGTGCTACATGTGGCGGCCCATATCACAAAGCTTATAGTGTTGTTAACGGCGTTGACAAAATCGTTCCTGTTGATGTTTACATCCCAGGTTGTCCACCAACTCCACCCGCGTTGTTAGACGGCATTGAGAAACTTCGCATTCAGATTAGAGAAGAAGCAAAGGGTAAGAGAAGGAAGAAGGTGGGCCAAAGGATATGA
- a CDS encoding NADH-quinone oxidoreductase subunit A, producing MDLDLYLNSYVYVIIFLLLGIALPVGGLTFGKLLRPHNPYPEKLVPYESGILPTGDAQVRFNVAYYIVALEFVIFDVETVFLYPWAVALDHLGWFGINAMLIFIVVLGLGLAYSWKKKVLEWN from the coding sequence ATGGATTTGGATTTATATCTAAACAGTTATGTGTATGTCATCATATTTTTGCTTTTAGGTATTGCACTTCCAGTCGGAGGATTGACGTTTGGTAAGCTTTTGAGACCACACAACCCATATCCTGAAAAATTAGTTCCATATGAAAGTGGAATTTTACCAACTGGAGATGCTCAAGTACGGTTCAACGTGGCCTACTACATAGTGGCGCTAGAGTTTGTAATTTTTGATGTTGAAACCGTTTTCTTATATCCTTGGGCGGTTGCCCTTGACCATCTTGGGTGGTTTGGGATCAATGCAATGCTTATATTTATCGTAGTACTTGGGTTAGGCCTTGCGTACTCTTGGAAAAAGAAGGTGCTAGAATGGAACTAA
- a CDS encoding F0F1 ATP synthase subunit epsilon, producing MKTMNVSVVTPDGKVFDGDVEMVSVKTINGGLGILPNHIPLVTPLTIGAVRIKKGSDITLVAVTGGLMEVRGDQVSILAESAELPSDIDISRARAAKERAERRLEQAIKDDIDFKRAEMALKRAINRLDVAERK from the coding sequence ATGAAGACAATGAATGTCAGTGTTGTAACCCCTGATGGTAAAGTATTCGATGGAGACGTTGAAATGGTAAGTGTAAAAACGATTAACGGCGGACTTGGTATTTTACCAAACCATATCCCTTTAGTTACTCCTTTAACCATTGGAGCGGTTCGAATAAAAAAAGGTTCTGACATAACACTTGTAGCAGTCACTGGTGGCTTAATGGAAGTCCGCGGTGATCAAGTAAGTATCCTTGCAGAATCTGCTGAATTGCCATCAGATATCGACATTTCCCGTGCCCGCGCTGCCAAAGAACGCGCAGAGCGACGCCTGGAACAAGCAATTAAAGATGATATCGACTTCAAACGCGCAGAAATGGCCCTTAAACGCGCTATTAACCGTTTGGATGTTGCAGAAAGAAAATAA